From one Culex quinquefasciatus strain JHB chromosome 3, VPISU_Cqui_1.0_pri_paternal, whole genome shotgun sequence genomic stretch:
- the LOC119769098 gene encoding uncharacterized protein K02A2.6-like: protein MFGRRIRTNLELLLPPPPKPPSEATELKGGSRKRRFEPHDLVYAKLYSENKWHWAPGVVCDRVGQVMYTVWVEDRRMLRSHANQLLSRADWDPKTDGAEKPKLALDILLDSWNLSKPTSAADPTTPTVLDPSLQSASSDQRSSPGVPECSPSIPRSPEQVAPPESEPASLVLGLRRSTRVRKKPQRFNSYQLN from the coding sequence ATGTTTGGACGCCGCATCCGGACGAATCTGGAACTGCTCttgccaccaccaccaaaaccaCCAAGCGAGGCAACGGAGTTGAAAGGTGGTTCCCGGAAGCGACGGTTTGAACCGCACGACCTGGTTTACGCGAAGCTGTACAGCGAAAACAAGTGGCACTGGGCGCCTGGCGTTGTTTGCGACCGGGTTGGCCAGGTGATGTATACCGTTTGGGTCGAGGACCGCCGTATGCTCCGATCGCACGCAAATCAGCTTCTCAGTCGTGCAGATTGGGATCCGAAGACAGATGGAGCAGAGAAGCCGAAGTTGGCCCTCGACATCCTGCTGGATTCCTGGAATCTGTCGAAACCAACCTCGGCTGCGGAcccaacaacaccgacggtctTGGACCCGTCACTACAGTCAGCAAGTTCGGATCAACGCTCGTCACCTGGTGTCCCAGAATGCTCGCCATCCATACCAAGATCACCCGAGCAGGTTGCACCACCTGAAAGCGAGCCTGCGTCGCTGGTACTGGGGCTTCGTCGTTCTACACGAGTTCGAAAGAAGCCTCAGCGGTTCAACTCGTACCAGCTCAATTGA